Within Sporosarcina sp. PTS2304, the genomic segment TATAGTATAAACGAATAAAGAACATGGTGAAAGAAAAATGTATATAATTCAACAGGAGGTTCGCGATGAAGAAAATCCTCTTAGTGCTATCAATGATATTTCTATATGGTTGTTCCCATGAAACTACGCAAATACAAGAAATCGAAATGATTTTGATGAAAGTGAATGAAAAAGAAAGGCTTGGGAAAGGGTATGTAAAGAAGTTGGGTCAGTATGAAGAAAAAGAACAACTTGTCTTTACTGCTATTATGGAATTGACTCAGCAACGTCATTTTGCAGTTCGAAAGTCTGTAACTACAATAAAAAAAATAGCAAATGATCGATTGGCTATGATCACCAAAGAACAAAAGACATTTCATGATGCACGGGTGGAAATCATGCAACTGCAGGAAAGCTTGCGCAATTCTGATTATGATCAGCGAATAAATAAGTTATTCACAGCGTTATATGACCGTTACGACATGCATGATCAATTGGTAGCAAACTATAAACAGTTAGTTTATGCGCAACTAGAATTATACACCCAATTAGAAAATCTATCAGTCCAGCCGAGTGAGCTCGAAGAATACGTGGAGCGAGTAAATAGCCTTGCTGATGATGTTGAAGGAAATGTCAGAGAATTTAATGAATCCACTATAGAAGTGAATCGTTTATTATCGCGCATACTTTCAAGTTTAGAAAAGAACAAATAAGGAAAAAGACTAGGAGAGGCAAAAGGTCAATTACTACGGCTGACGTATTCATCTCTGTATGAAAGAAAACAGAGAAATTGCTGTATAGAACGCTTTCTGTACCAATACAGAATCGCTATTGTATTAATACAGTTTTTTATTCTTTTAAACTGTCTTTACATCAAAACACCTAGAATTCAATGGTTGACCAAGCGCTCAGTTTTGAGTATACTAAAAAATATAACAAGTTGTATTCATTTTAATTGTAAATAATATAATACAGATATGAAGGAGAGATTGACATATGGTAGCTAAAAAAGGAAATCAATACGATCCAGTGAAAGCGCTTCAATTAATAGAAGGCCAATTTGAAATGGTTCAAATCTTAAATGAAGAAGGTAAAATCGTTAACAAAGATCTAGACCCGAAACTTCCTGATGAAGAGTTGGTGGAATTAATGGATCGTATGGTTTACACGCGCATTTTAGATCAACGCTCCATTTCTTTAAATAGACAAGGTAGACTCGGTTTCTATGCACCGACAGCCGGTCAGGAAGCTTCTCAACTTGCTTCACAATATGTGCTAGAAAAAGATGATTTCATTCTTCCGGGTTATCGTGATGTGCCGCAACTGCTCTTCCACGGCTGGCCGTTACACATGGCATTCTTATGGTCGAGAGGTCATTACGAAGGAAGTATTATTCCGGATGGTCTGAATATTTTCCCGCCACAAATCATTATCGGCGCTCAATACATTCAAGCAGCAGGAGTTGGGCTTGGTTTTAAGAAAAAAGGCCAAAAATCAGTAGTGATCACGTACACAGGTGACGGAGGTACGTCACAGGGGGATTTCTATGAAGGTCTAAACTTTGCGGGAGCATTTAAAGTCCCTGCGATTTTCATTATTCAAAATAACCAATATGCAATTTCAACACATCGTGATGTTCAATCAGCTGCAAAAACACTAGCGCAAAAAGGTGTGGCTGCTGGAATGCCGAGTATTCTAGTAGACGGGATGGATCCGTTGGCCGTATACGTGGCTACTCGTGATGCAAGAGAGCGTGCAGTCAACGGTGATGGACCGACACTTATAGAGACGATGTGTTACCGTTACGGACCGCATACGATGGCTGGGGATGATCCGACACGTTACCGTACTTCTGAAATTGACGGCGAATGGGAAAAGCGTGACCCGATTGTTCGTTTCAGAGCGTACTTGGAAAGTAAAGGCATTTGGTCTAAAGAGCAGGAAGAAGAAGTTGTAGAACGCGCAAAAGAAGAAATTAAAGCCGCTATCAAAAAAGCAGATGCTGCACCTAAACAAAAAGTGTCTGACTTTATGAAGATTATGTATAAAGGTGATCTACCATTTAACTTACAAGAACAATTAGATGCATATGTAGGAAAGGAGTCGAACTGACCCATGGCACAATTGACAATGATTCAAGCAATCACAGAAGCTCTCCGTACAGAACTAAAAGCAGATGAGAATGTCTTGTTGTTCGGTGAAGACGTAGGAGCAAATGGAGGAGTCTTCCGTGCGACGGAAGGCCTGCATAAAGAGTTTGGAGAAGACCGTGTGTTTGACACACCATTAGCAGAATCAGGAATTGGCGGATTAGCGATTGGTTTAGCGCTGACAGGTTTCCGTCCTATTATGGAAATCCAGTTCTTTGGTTTCTTATTCGAAGTAATGGATTCTGTAAGTGGTCAAATGGCACGTATGAGCTTTAGAACGGGCGGTCATTTCAACGCTCCTATTACGATCCGTGCGCCGTTTGGTGGCGGAGTAGCTACACCGGAAATGCACGCAGACAGCTTAGAAGGACTAGTGGCAGCGCAACCAGGATTAACAGTAGTCATTCCATCGACTCCTTATGATGCTAAAGGTCTTTTGATCTCAGCAATTAAAGATGATAATCCAGTAATCTTTTTAGAGCATATGAAATTATATCGTTCATTCAGACAAGAAGTACCCGAGGAAGAATATACGATTCCATTAGGCAAGGCGGATGTAAAGCGCGAAGGTACAGACTTAACAATCATTGCTTATGGTGCGATGGTTCAAGAAAGTTTAAAAGCAGCTGAAGCACTTGAAAAAGAAGAGTATTCTGTCGAAGTTGTTGACCTGCGTACTATTCAACCGCTTGATATTGAAACGATTATTCAATCTGTAGAGAAAACGAATCGTGTCATTGTCGTTCAAGAAGCTCAACGTCAAGCAGGGATTGCTGCGAATGTAGTAGCGGAAATTTCTGAGCGTGCCATTTTAAGCCTTGAAGCACCGGTTATGAGAGTGACCGCGCCAGATACGGTTTATCCATTTGCGGCAGGAGAGAATACTTGGTTGCCAAATGCAAAAGATATTATAGCGAAAGCAAAAGAAGTACTAACATTTTAATTGTTGGACAATCCAGAAAGGGTGAATTACGTGACCTATGAATTTCGTTTACCAGACATTGGAGAAGGTATACACGAAGGAGAAATCGTTAAGTGGTTCGTAAAACCAGGCGATGAAATCCAAGAAGATGATACATTATTAGAAGTACAAAATGATAAAGCAGTAGTAGAAATTCCATCACCGGTTTCAGGTACTATAGAGGAAATTTACGTTCAAGAAGGTACAGTAGCAGTTGTTGGAGATAAACTAGTACGCTTTGATGCACCAGATCACGACATTCCCGATCATGATGATGATCACACAGAAGATACAGCTTCTGAAAATGCCAGTGTTGAAAAATCTCATGAACAAGTTGGAGAAGCGTTAGGCAGTACTGAAGCAAAGAAACCAGCAGAAGGTCAGCGTGAACAAACGCAACCCGAGCAAACACAGTCACAACAACCTAAAGCTGAGGCAACAGATGACCATCGCCGCGTAATTGCTATGCCGTCTGTTCGTAAGTATGCAAGAGAACAAGATGTGGTAATTGCAGAAGTAACCGGTAGTGGGAAAAACGGCCGCATATTAAAAGAAGATGTAGATTCCTTTAAATCTGGAGGTCAGCCACAAGCGAGCGCTGAGTCCACAGAAATAGAACAAGAAACTCAGGAAACACCTGAAACTGCAACTGCGAAACAGCAACCGGTATTGGAAGGTGAATTCCCAGAAACACGCGAGAAATTATCACCAATGCGTAAAGCTATTTCAAAAGCGATGTCGAATTCCAAGCATACAGCGGCACATGTGACGTTACTGGATGAAGTAGACGTTACCGCGCTCGTTGCTCATCGTAAAGAATTTAAAGAAGTAGCAGCGAAAAAAGATGTGAAACTTACGTACTTACCATATGTAGTGAAAGCACTAGTAGCGACATTGCGTGAATTCCCTGAATTAAATACATCATTGGATGACTCGACAGAAGAGTTGATCCACAAGCATTATTACAATATTGGAATTGCAGCGGATACAGACCGCGGCTTAATGGTTCCAGTTGTTAAAAATGCGGATCGCAAATCAATGTTTGCTATTTCTGCAGAGGTAAATGAACTTGCTGAAAAAGCACGTTCTGGTAAATTGCAAGCTTCTGAGATGAAAGGCGGATCATGTACAATTACAAATATCGGTTCCGCGGGTGGACAATGGTTTACGCCAATTATCAATCATCCTGAAGTCGCTATTTTAGGTGTTGGAAGAATTTCTGAAAAACCTGTAGTAAAAAATAGTGAAATTGTAGTGGCACCTATGTTAGCATTATCTTTAGTGTTCGATCACCGAGTAATTGATGGCGTAACGGGACAATTAGCGTTAAACTATCTTAAGGAATTACTAGGGAACCCATCACTTTTATTAATGGAGGCGTAAAGCACATGGTAGTAGGAGATTTTCCAATTGAAGTAGATACGCTCGTCGTAGGTTCAGGCCCAGGAGGATATGTTGCGGCAATTCGTGCAGCTCAGCTTGGACAAAAAGTAACACTAGTAGAAAAAGAGACAATCGGTGGCGTTTGTTTAAACGTTGGTTGCATTCCGTCCAAAGCAATGATTTCTGTTGGACACCGTTTTGTTGCTGCTCAAAATTCTGACTCTATGGGAATTACAGCAGAATCTGTGAAACTTGATTTTGCTAAAGCTCAAAAATTTAAAAATAGTGTCGTGTCTAAATTAACAGGCGGAGTAGAAGGGCTGTTAAAGGGTAATAAAGTCGAAACTGTTATGGGCGAAGCGTATTTCGTAGATGCTAATACAGTACGAGTGATGACTGAGAAATCAGCACAAACATATAAATTTAATAATGTCATCATTGCAACAGGTGCGCGTCCGGTTGAAATTCCAACGTTCAAATTTAGTGACCGCGTAATTAGTTCAACAGGTGCTTTAAGCCTAAAAGAATTACCGAAGAAACTCGTAGTAGTCGGTGGTGGATATATCGGGACAGAGCTAGGTTCAGCTTATGCAAACTTAGGTTCTGAAGTAACGATTATTGAAGGTGCGGATGATATCCTTGCTGGTTTCGAAAAGCAAATGACACAAATCGTTAAAAAAGGCCTGAAGAAAAAAGGCGTTGAAGTCGTAGTAAAAGCATCTGCTAAAGGTGTAGAAGAAACGAAAGACGGAGTAGTTGTGACGTATGAAGCTAAAGGCGAAGAAGTAAAAGTCGAAGCGGATTATGTATTGGTTACAGTAGGTCGTCGTCCCAACACAGATGAAATTGGTTTAGAGGGTCTTGGCTTGAATATGACTGACCGCGGTTTGATCGAAGTAGACAAGCAATGTCGTACGAACGTGCCGAATGTTTATGCGATCGGTGATATCGTAGCTGGTCCACAGCTTGCACATAAAGCATCTTATGAAGCGAAAGTGGCAGCTGAAGCAATATCAGGTGAAAAATCCGAAGTAGATTACTTGGCGATTCCAGCAGTTTGCTTTACAGATCCGGAACTTGCAACAGTCGGCTTGAATGAACAACAAGCAAAAGACGAAGGATACGATGTTGTAACTGGGAAATTCCCATTTGCTGCAAACGGTCGTGCGATTTCATTGGATGCGACAGACGGCTTCGTGAAGCTAGTTGCGCGTAAAGAAGATGGCTTGCTTCTTGGAGCACAAATCGTTGGAGAGAACGCTTCTGATATGATTGCAGAACTAGGGCTAGCTATTGAAGCAGGTATGACACTTGAAGATGTATCTATGACAATTCATGCGCACCCTACACTTGGTGAAATTTCCATGGAAGCAGCAGAAGTTGCTCTTGGTAAGCCAATTCACATGATGACGAAATAACACAGCATGCGTACAACCCATGGGAATTCTTTTCTCATGGGTTGTTTTTACATTGCGAAAAAAAGGCGGGATAATAATGAGCTGGAATACAAGAGTTACGGAGTTGTTAGAGATTGAGTATCCGATCGTTCAAGGGGGGTTAGCATATTTAGCTTATGCTGATTTGGCTGCTGCTGTTTCAGAAGCGGGTGGACTGGGTCAAATTACAGCAATGAGTCTCCCTTCACCTGAAGCGTTAAAACAACAAATTCAAAAGGTTCGCATGAAAACGACGAAACCTTTTGGTGTAAACTTTGCGATCGGTAATCATGGCCGATCGTTCGAATCTATGGTAGAAGCCGCTTTGGAAGAAGATATTAAAATTATTTCCGTTACAGGAGGTAATCCTGCACCTTTATTTGAAATGCTACAAGGAACAGATGTTAAAAAACTAGTTCTCGTAGCAGCAACGAGACAAGCGCAAAAAGCAGAAGAGATTGGCGCAGATGCAGTAATTGCAGTTGGTCAAGAAGGAGGAGGCCATCTAGGGCGTGATGATATTGGCACAATGGTATTAATACCCCGCATAGTAGACTCTGTAAGTATACCGGTAATTGGTTCGGGTGGAATTGGCGACGGTCGTGGATGGATGGCGGCACATGCACTGGGCGCGGAAGGAATAGAAATGGGTACACGTTTTATCGCCACAAAAGAATGTGTGGATGCATCGCCGGCTTATATTGAAACGTTATTGACAAGCAGTGAGCGTGACACGACTATTATTAAAAGAACGATAGGAGCACCTGCTAGAGCGTTAGCAAATGAATGGACAGATCAGATATTACGTAAAGAAGCAGAAGGAATTGGGTATGATGGATTGAAATCATATATTAGCGGAGACGCTAATCGCAAATTTATTCATGAAGGCGTCAGAGGCGAAGGTTTCGGTTGGGGTGGTCAAGTAGCGGGAATGATAGAGGATGTTCCAACTGTTGCCGAGCTATTTGCAAGGATGAAAAATGAAGCCGAACTTGTTAGAAACAAGTGGGGTAGAAACTAAGGAGAGAATTATATGTCAGGATATCAATACCCTTTACGTGCGGATTGGACTACAGAAGAAATCGTGGCGGTCATCGACTTTTTCTCAAAAGTAGAACAAGCATATGAGTCTTCGGTAGAGCGTGAGGAGTTTATGAAATATTACCGAGCATTTAAAAAAGTTGTACCTTCTATGGCGGAGGAAAAGACGTTATGTAAGGAATTCGAAGAAAGCAGTACGTATGTTGCGTTCCGTGTCGTCAAATTAGCTAAAGATAGCGTAGCAGGAGAACAGTTAAAAATAAAATAGTTTTTCGAAAATCTGTATAGTGAAGATTATAAATAGAGTAAATAAGTATAAAATGCACGGGTGACAATGGCGATTTAATGAAGTGACGCTGACTTAGAATGTCATACGGCTTGTGCTTCCAGACGATACGCTTTCCGGAGGGGGCGCGGTGGACCTCGCAAAAGTGCGTTGCGAGTTACACCTGTCACCCTTGATCCTCCCGGAGTCGATCGTCTTCCAGCTTTAGCCGTACTTTGTGTAGGCAAGACAGTTTGATCACTCTTTGTAGAGGGTGAATGACTACGTGGGCTTGTCTGCTACTTTATATTCGATTGTTAGATGGAGTGAAGCTGACTTGAAGAGTCTTGCGGCTTGCGCTTCCAGACGATACGCTTTAGAAGTGCACCCCAAAGCTTGGACACATCACAATGAAAAGGATGTGTTGTAAGTGGGGAAAACTACTAGAGATGAACAAATTCAAACGATTAAAAGATACCTTGAGGGGAAAGAAAGTCTTCGGGAGATCGGCCAATCGATCGGTGTCGACAAGAGTGAAATTCGCTATTGGATACAGAGATACCAGTACCACGGAGAAAAAGGATATCATAAACCCTGTACAAGTTATTCTAAACAATTTAAACTGGACGTAATCCAATACATGGTCGATGAGCATACGTCTGTCAGAGATACCGCTGCGCGCTTCAACTTACCCCACCATTCTACCCTGAGAAGGTGGGTGCATGCGTACAGGGAAAAAGGAACGGACGCCTTATCACCAAAAGAAAAGAGGCGTCCATCCATGAAACCAAATCCAGAAAATAAGAAGAACTTATCTGTTACTGAACAAGAATTACAAAAGGAAAATGATTTCTTACGAATGGAGAACGATTATCTAAAAAAGTTAAATGCCTTAGTTCAAACGAAGGAAAAGTCAGCCAAGAAGACAAAGTACAAGTAATCTTTGAACTAAGGCACAAATATCCGGTGCGAGCACTCGTAAAGTTAGCAGGTATTCCCCGCAGTACGTATTACAATGTGTTGGCGCGTATGAACCGGAAAGATCCAGACGCAGAGTTAAAAAAAGAAATTCTAGCTATTTACGAGAAGCATGATGGGCGATACGGCTACCGTCGAATTCGCATCGAGTTGGAAAAAGACGGTCGCAAGATTAATCATAAGAAAGTCCAACGCATCATGAAAGAATTAGGTTTACAGTGTATAGTGCGTATGAAAAAGTATAAATCATATAAAGGAACGGTAGGCAAAACCGCTCCGAATATTTTAGACCGGAATTTTTCGGCACACAGACCCAATGAGAAGTGGGTAACCGATGTGACAGAGTTCACGTTATTTGGCGAGAAATTATATCTGTCTCCTGTTTTAGACTTGTTTAATGGGGAGATTATTACGTATACCATCGGCTCTCGTCCCACCTATTCCCTCATTTCGGAGATGTTGGAGAGTGCGTTGGAAATTCTTCCGCAAGAACATGAGTTACTGTTGCATTCAGATCAGGGCTGGCATTATCAAATGAAGCAGTACCGTCACGCATTAAAGACGAGGGGCATTGTCCAAAGCATGTCTCGCAAGGGGAACTGTTACGACAATTCAGTAATGGAGAATTTCTTCGGCATTATGAAGTCCGAACTTCTCTATTTAAAGGAATTTGAAAGTGTGGAACAGTTTATAGTGGAATTGGAGAAGTATATGGAATACTACAATACAGAGCGGATAAAAACGAAACTTAGAATGAGTCCAGTGCAATTTAGAACACGTTTTGAGCAAATTGCCAGCTGAAATAATTATGTCTAACTTTTGGGGGTCACTTCATTTCCGGAGGGGGCGCGGTGAACCTCGCAAAAGTGCGTTGCGAGTTACACCTGTCACCCTTGATCCTCCCGGAGTCGATCGTCTTCCAGCTTCAGCCGTACTTAGTGTGTGTAAGACAGTTTGATCACTCTTTGTATGTAGTGAAGACTACGTGAACTTGTCTGCTACTTTATGTTCGTTTATTAGATGGAGCAAGGCTGACTTGAAGAGTCATGCGGCTTGCGCTTCCAGACGATACGCTTTCCGGAGGGGGCGCGGTGGACCTCGCAAAAGTGCACTGCGAGTTACACCTGTCGCCCTTATCCTCCCGGAGTCGATCGTCTTCCAGCTTCAGCCGAAACTTAGTGTATGTAAGACAGTTTGATCACTCTTTGTAGGTGGTGAAAACCAAGTAGAATTGTCTGATACAATGCGACCGTTTTTGAAGTTAAAAAGCGGTGACGTGTTGCTAGCTACTATGACTGTTTCGACGAACTGAGTGGAAACAGAAATGACTCTATATGCATTCACTCAGGCAATCCGAGCTTCACCCACACTGTTCAGGAAGCGTAACTTACCATACTTAATTTCTGGACGAACACTAACTGGCTTCCCGACACAAACTCAAGGATTCTCCCGGAAGAACCGGCGACTCCTGGAGGATCAGTGCGACAGGCGTAATCGCCAACGCACTTCTGGCGAGTCCGCCGCGCACCCTCAGGAAAGCGTCCGGTTCTGCAGGGAGAATCCTAGCACGTACACTACTTTTCAGCACTGCAAAGGAGAAGTCACTTACCTCACTCCAACTTCTGGACGAACACAAACTGACTTCCCGACACAAACTCAAGGATTCTCCCGGAAGAACCGGCGACTCCTGGAGGATCAGGACGACAGGCGTAATCGCCAACGCACTTCTGGCGAGTCCGCCGCGCACCCTCAGGAAAGCGTCCGGTTCTGCAGGGAGAATCCTAGCACGTACACTACTTTTCAGCACTGCAAAGGAGAAGTCACTTATCCTACTCCAACTTTTGGACGAACACAAACTGACATCCCGACACAAACTCAAGGATTCTCCCGGAAGAACCGGCGACTCCTGGAGGATCAGGACGACAGGCGTAATCGCCAAAGAACTTCTGGCGAGTCCGCCGCGTGCCCTCAGGAAAGCGTCCGGTTCTGCAGGGAGAATCCTCACATGTACACTATTTTTCAGCACTGCAAAGGAAAAGTCACTTACTCACTTTAATTTCTAGACGTACACTACCTCTACAAATCCTCGTCAAAAGCACCTCATTTTCAAAAAAACAATTCTTTTCTTTATACAATCAACAGGCTTGCTGAGTCTTGCCTTAATCAAAAGAATTAATTACAACATCGTAAACGGGCAATAAATGCTTAAATGTATCTTCAACGAAATGATAAAACTCTTGTTCATTCATTTTTGCGGCTTGCTCTCCTGAAATATGTCGACCGACGAGAAATTCTGCCTTTTTTACAGTTTGAAGGCGGACTAAAATTTTCTCTAGTCCTTCTGTCCCTACTTCGTTAATCAAATTTGCTTCTGGCTTCATATGATCTCCGGAGACGATAAAGTCTTCAGGTAATAACGTTAACACGTCCATATGATTTTCTAAACGTTCAGCGATACCCTTTTTATCCGGATTTTCATAAATAATTGCAAGTACGATGAATAAATGTGTGCTCCATAAGCCAATCTGAAAGTGAGGCAACGCTTTATAACCTCTCTTTGCAGGAGCGAAAGCCACCCAGCTATCTTTCGGTGGATTTACAGTTCTTCTTGCGTGTTTCGCGACATGTGGAAAAAACTCTCCTTTACCATGAGCTGAAAGGTGTTGAGAAAAATGATCTCCTAACTCTCTGAACTTTGGTTGAATAATTTCTTGTAAAGCTGTCATACGTGAATCAAGGCCATCTAGTGTGAAAACATCGAAATCTTTTGCTGACCAATATGTGTGAGTCAAGAAAATCTCCTCCGGTTTAAGTTTCATACGTTTATCTTATCAATAAATGGGGAATAATTTAAAATAAGAAGGCTTCTAACCAAATAAAGTTGAAATTTTGACATACTTATATGAATAAGTCGGTTAGAAGATAAAATTGACTAAAAGGGGTGCTTACTTATGAAACAAGTCGTTCATTTCGTTCGAAAAGAAGATGTGGAAAGAGAATATGTCAGGACACTGCAACTGGAACTTGATTATGAATTAGCTACT encodes:
- a CDS encoding YkyA family protein: MKKILLVLSMIFLYGCSHETTQIQEIEMILMKVNEKERLGKGYVKKLGQYEEKEQLVFTAIMELTQQRHFAVRKSVTTIKKIANDRLAMITKEQKTFHDARVEIMQLQESLRNSDYDQRINKLFTALYDRYDMHDQLVANYKQLVYAQLELYTQLENLSVQPSELEEYVERVNSLADDVEGNVREFNESTIEVNRLLSRILSSLEKNK
- the pdhA gene encoding pyruvate dehydrogenase (acetyl-transferring) E1 component subunit alpha is translated as MVAKKGNQYDPVKALQLIEGQFEMVQILNEEGKIVNKDLDPKLPDEELVELMDRMVYTRILDQRSISLNRQGRLGFYAPTAGQEASQLASQYVLEKDDFILPGYRDVPQLLFHGWPLHMAFLWSRGHYEGSIIPDGLNIFPPQIIIGAQYIQAAGVGLGFKKKGQKSVVITYTGDGGTSQGDFYEGLNFAGAFKVPAIFIIQNNQYAISTHRDVQSAAKTLAQKGVAAGMPSILVDGMDPLAVYVATRDARERAVNGDGPTLIETMCYRYGPHTMAGDDPTRYRTSEIDGEWEKRDPIVRFRAYLESKGIWSKEQEEEVVERAKEEIKAAIKKADAAPKQKVSDFMKIMYKGDLPFNLQEQLDAYVGKESN
- a CDS encoding alpha-ketoacid dehydrogenase subunit beta, translated to MAQLTMIQAITEALRTELKADENVLLFGEDVGANGGVFRATEGLHKEFGEDRVFDTPLAESGIGGLAIGLALTGFRPIMEIQFFGFLFEVMDSVSGQMARMSFRTGGHFNAPITIRAPFGGGVATPEMHADSLEGLVAAQPGLTVVIPSTPYDAKGLLISAIKDDNPVIFLEHMKLYRSFRQEVPEEEYTIPLGKADVKREGTDLTIIAYGAMVQESLKAAEALEKEEYSVEVVDLRTIQPLDIETIIQSVEKTNRVIVVQEAQRQAGIAANVVAEISERAILSLEAPVMRVTAPDTVYPFAAGENTWLPNAKDIIAKAKEVLTF
- a CDS encoding dihydrolipoamide acetyltransferase family protein; this encodes MTYEFRLPDIGEGIHEGEIVKWFVKPGDEIQEDDTLLEVQNDKAVVEIPSPVSGTIEEIYVQEGTVAVVGDKLVRFDAPDHDIPDHDDDHTEDTASENASVEKSHEQVGEALGSTEAKKPAEGQREQTQPEQTQSQQPKAEATDDHRRVIAMPSVRKYAREQDVVIAEVTGSGKNGRILKEDVDSFKSGGQPQASAESTEIEQETQETPETATAKQQPVLEGEFPETREKLSPMRKAISKAMSNSKHTAAHVTLLDEVDVTALVAHRKEFKEVAAKKDVKLTYLPYVVKALVATLREFPELNTSLDDSTEELIHKHYYNIGIAADTDRGLMVPVVKNADRKSMFAISAEVNELAEKARSGKLQASEMKGGSCTITNIGSAGGQWFTPIINHPEVAILGVGRISEKPVVKNSEIVVAPMLALSLVFDHRVIDGVTGQLALNYLKELLGNPSLLLMEA
- the lpdA gene encoding dihydrolipoyl dehydrogenase yields the protein MVVGDFPIEVDTLVVGSGPGGYVAAIRAAQLGQKVTLVEKETIGGVCLNVGCIPSKAMISVGHRFVAAQNSDSMGITAESVKLDFAKAQKFKNSVVSKLTGGVEGLLKGNKVETVMGEAYFVDANTVRVMTEKSAQTYKFNNVIIATGARPVEIPTFKFSDRVISSTGALSLKELPKKLVVVGGGYIGTELGSAYANLGSEVTIIEGADDILAGFEKQMTQIVKKGLKKKGVEVVVKASAKGVEETKDGVVVTYEAKGEEVKVEADYVLVTVGRRPNTDEIGLEGLGLNMTDRGLIEVDKQCRTNVPNVYAIGDIVAGPQLAHKASYEAKVAAEAISGEKSEVDYLAIPAVCFTDPELATVGLNEQQAKDEGYDVVTGKFPFAANGRAISLDATDGFVKLVARKEDGLLLGAQIVGENASDMIAELGLAIEAGMTLEDVSMTIHAHPTLGEISMEAAEVALGKPIHMMTK
- a CDS encoding nitronate monooxygenase family protein; the protein is MSWNTRVTELLEIEYPIVQGGLAYLAYADLAAAVSEAGGLGQITAMSLPSPEALKQQIQKVRMKTTKPFGVNFAIGNHGRSFESMVEAALEEDIKIISVTGGNPAPLFEMLQGTDVKKLVLVAATRQAQKAEEIGADAVIAVGQEGGGHLGRDDIGTMVLIPRIVDSVSIPVIGSGGIGDGRGWMAAHALGAEGIEMGTRFIATKECVDASPAYIETLLTSSERDTTIIKRTIGAPARALANEWTDQILRKEAEGIGYDGLKSYISGDANRKFIHEGVRGEGFGWGGQVAGMIEDVPTVAELFARMKNEAELVRNKWGRN
- a CDS encoding UPF0223 family protein, producing MSGYQYPLRADWTTEEIVAVIDFFSKVEQAYESSVEREEFMKYYRAFKKVVPSMAEEKTLCKEFEESSTYVAFRVVKLAKDSVAGEQLKIK
- a CDS encoding IS3 family transposase (programmed frameshift), whose product is MGKTTRDEQIQTIKRYLEGKESLREIGQSIGVDKSEIRYWIQRYQYHGEKGYHKPCTSYSKQFKLDVIQYMVDEHTSVRDTAARFNLPHHSTLRRWVHAYREKGTDALSPKEKRRPSMKPNPENKKNLSVTEQELQKENDFLRMENDYPKKVKCLSSNEGKVSQEDKVQVIFELRHKYPVRALVKLAGIPRSTYYNVLARMNRKDPDAELKKEILAIYEKHDGRYGYRRIRIELEKDGRKINHKKVQRIMKELGLQCIVRMKKYKSYKGTVGKTAPNILDRNFSAHRPNEKWVTDVTEFTLFGEKLYLSPVLDLFNGEIITYTIGSRPTYSLISEMLESALEILPQEHELLLHSDQGWHYQMKQYRHALKTRGIVQSMSRKGNCYDNSVMENFFGIMKSELLYLKEFESVEQFIVELEKYMEYYNTERIKTKLRMSPVQFRTRFEQIAS
- a CDS encoding YktB family protein produces the protein MTHTYWSAKDFDVFTLDGLDSRMTALQEIIQPKFRELGDHFSQHLSAHGKGEFFPHVAKHARRTVNPPKDSWVAFAPAKRGYKALPHFQIGLWSTHLFIVLAIIYENPDKKGIAERLENHMDVLTLLPEDFIVSGDHMKPEANLINEVGTEGLEKILVRLQTVKKAEFLVGRHISGEQAAKMNEQEFYHFVEDTFKHLLPVYDVVINSFD